GAATACTTCCCACCTTCAACAGATTTGGTTCAAATAGCTCAGCAACTTTACTAGGTACTAGtaaattgtttgttatttttatacaacTACCACAATCCGCACACTAGAACCgcaaaaatatccaaaattTTGTAGAGATCGAGTTCCTTCTTTTGGCACAAACCATAAGTTCATCAGATTGTCGGACATACGGTAACTATTTCACAATACATTGTCCGTTCCCTTATGGAGCAGCTCTTTGAGTTCCCGGCTCGTGCGATGGGTCTGGGATTGGTCCAGATGCCGCAGATGCAGATACCAATCCCATGTAGGAGGGAGTACTCGCTAAATCCGAACGCAGTGGAATTCGTGCCATCTTTTCGCCAGAAATCCGAGCCTCCAAGTCCATCGACCAAAACGGAGGCGACCTCAACTACAACATTGCTGCGTCCCGAGGTCGTTGGTGATGCCGTGAATCGTGTTGAAAATGGGATTTTTCTCGAGCGCCAGATCTTTGACACCCTAAGTCAACTGGGAGACGAGCAAATGCCTCTGGAAGAGATCGCGGTTGGTGTATTACCAGGAGGACAAGGTCTTAGTATGACTTTCACCACCAAAGAGCACGATCAGATGCAGCCTTTGGACCGAAATACTCTAGTAAACCACAGTAAACAGTGCCTCCAGCTGGCTGTGGGCGATCAGGCGAAGTTGGCGAACAGACCTGAGACCGTTCTAATTGCCCAATTCCTCATCCGGGTCAACGATCTTTTGAACGAGAAGTATGAATACGGTGGCGATGGATCCGTGTGTCCCAGATGCACCCTGTGCTCAAATCGCAGCTATACGGAGCTGGAAATCGAAAACCAAATCGAGTGCATAAAGGCTTTTGAGAAATTTTTCACCTTTACGGAATCAACTCGCTACCAAGACATAGTTTCTCACAAAGCCTTTAAGGAGCTGTGCCACAGGCTGGGTTTGATCGTAAGCCGAGATCAGATCCAGGTTAACCGCCCCTCCACAGTGGTCCCTCCACCCACGGCACAGTCATCTAGTATAACCCTTTGCATGTCCAAGAACGAAATGGAATCTAATGTAGAGGCCAAGGCTTATAGAGGAGATGACGAATCCAGTTTCAACGGTTGTGAACTGACCGCGAATGGAGGTCAACATCCATCTATTTCTAATGAATATTTGAGGGGAAAGCTTTACAGGTGGGTGGGTCTTAAGTTAAGTGAAGGGAATACAACAATTATtgtgatttatatttttagatacGAAGACTCTCAGGGATGCCAGTTGGTCAACGAACTGAgtgaaaatcaacaaaaaattgaAGCTATGGAGGTAGATGAGTTCGAGTTGGATTTACCATCTACCACGAAGCCCAAGACCGTGGTAACTACTAGTGTGCCGACAACCTTTCCTCGGGTGTACAAAACAGCCAAAGCCAAATGCTCGGCTCGTGGGGCAGGATCTAGTGGTCAACAGAGTGGCTACAATAACAGGGCAGTCCGTTCAATGATGCAGCCGTCAAAGGGCTCACCCACGACTTCACATTTTCGGACTATTGCAGTTGGTTGCCACCACCAAGCTGGATCGGCTGCCCCTCGAAAGCTGCAAATGGATTCGTGCCCAACCGGGGCTGCCCGCAAGCAAAATAGGTTGACTgaagcaaaatcaaaaatttacCAGCCATCTGGCAGTTCGCAACGACTTTCAACAGGTCGCGATACAAAACTAGGAAAATCTGGTACAAACGTACAAAAACCCAAGTTAAATCATATGTGAG
The sequence above is a segment of the Drosophila melanogaster chromosome 2L genome. Coding sequences within it:
- the CG6441 gene encoding uncharacterized protein, isoform A — encoded protein: MEQLFEFPARAMGLGLVQMPQMQIPIPCRREYSLNPNAVEFVPSFRQKSEPPSPSTKTEATSTTTLLRPEVVGDAVNRVENGIFLERQIFDTLSQLGDEQMPLEEIAVGVLPGGQGLSMTFTTKEHDQMQPLDRNTLVNHSKQCLQLAVGDQAKLANRPETVLIAQFLIRVNDLLNEKYEYGGDGSVCPRCTLCSNRSYTELEIENQIECIKAFEKFFTFTESTRYQDIVSHKAFKELCHRLGLIVSRDQIQVNRPSTVVPPPTAQSSSITLCMSKNEMESNVEAKAYRGDDESSFNGCELTANGGQHPSISNEYLRGKLYRYEDSQGCQLVNELSENQQKIEAMEVDEFELDLPSTTKPKTVVTTSVPTTFPRVYKTAKAKCSARGAGSSGQQSGYNNRAVRSMMQPSKGSPTTSHFRTIAVGCHHQAGSAAPRKLQMDSCPTGAARKQNRLTEAKSKIYQPSGSSQRLSTGRDTKLGKSGTNVQKPKLNHICKSGKMSTASRIAMSNPKQTNGNPQRMMPRSTNASMMRQSEVKRRMSLMRADSDSDLLYNEYLFK
- the CG6441 gene encoding uncharacterized protein, isoform C, which gives rise to MEQLFEFPARAMGLGLVQMPQMQIPIPCRREYSLNPNAVEFVPSFRQKSEPPSPSTKTEATSTTTLLRPEVVGDAVNRVENGIFLERQIFDTLSQLGDEQMPLEEIAVGVLPGGQGLSMTFTTKEHDQMQPLDRNTLVNHSKQCLQLAVGDQAKLANRPETVLIAQFLIRVNDLLNEKYEYGGDGSVCPRCTLCSNRSYTELEIENQIECIKAFEKFFTFTESTRYQDIVSHKAFKELCHRLGLIVSRDQIQVNRPSTVVPPPTAQSSSITLCMSKNEMESNVEAKAYRGDDESSFNGCELTANGGQHPSISNEYLRGKLYRYEDSQGCQLVNELSENQQKIEAMEVDEFELDLPSTTKPKTVVTTSVPTTFPRVYKTAKAKCSARGAGSSGQQSGYNNRAVRSMMQPSKGSPTTSHFRTIAVGCHHQAGSAAPRKLQMDSCPTGAARKQNRLTEAKSKIYQPSGSSQRLSTGRDTKLGKSGTNVQKPKLNHM